Proteins from a genomic interval of Alphaproteobacteria bacterium CG11_big_fil_rev_8_21_14_0_20_39_49:
- a CDS encoding DNA-binding response regulator: MRTKHNTILLVDNELSTKKILSFFLDKETFKFTHSDVSQQAVRLCASIKPDIVLFEPQSSDTNSLDLITSIRQWSQVPIIIISEEADDGNIIKALNMGADDYIIRPFNIDVLFARIKVRLRKSAIAKAGNTHIKNGNIYMDLVSHEVFVNNKKARFTPKEYNLLRYFIINRGKMLSHKDILSEIWGSAHKEDVQYLRVFISQLRDKIEVTPSAPKVIVTDAGIGYRMQIAA; the protein is encoded by the coding sequence ATGCGTACAAAACATAATACTATTTTATTGGTAGATAATGAGCTAAGTACCAAAAAGATTTTAAGCTTCTTCCTTGATAAGGAAACATTTAAATTTACTCATAGTGATGTCAGTCAACAGGCGGTGCGTTTATGTGCTTCGATAAAGCCTGATATTGTATTATTCGAACCGCAATCAAGTGATACTAATAGTTTGGATTTAATAACTTCAATAAGGCAATGGTCGCAAGTGCCGATAATTATCATATCCGAGGAAGCCGATGACGGTAACATCATAAAGGCTTTAAATATGGGAGCGGATGACTACATAATCAGACCTTTTAATATTGATGTTTTGTTTGCACGCATAAAAGTGCGTTTGCGTAAGTCTGCAATAGCAAAGGCAGGAAACACACACATTAAAAACGGCAATATATATATGGACTTGGTTAGCCATGAAGTTTTTGTCAATAATAAGAAAGCACGCTTTACCCCAAAAGAATATAACTTACTGAGGTATTTTATTATTAATCGAGGCAAAATGCTTTCTCATAAAGATATTTTAAGTGAAATATGGGGTTCGGCACATAAAGAGGATGTACAATATTTACGTGTATTTATTTCTCAATTACGTGACAAAATAGAAGTTACCCCTTCAGCACCTAAAGTCATAGTAACAGATGCCGGAATCGGCTATCGAATGCAGATTGCGGCATGA
- a CDS encoding glycosyl transferase, group 1: MTNKEKPADICLILEGSYPYVTGGVSSWTHDLIIMQKHLTFSIVALISSDHKAEKAYELPDNVVNLTTIRLQKIPEGKHVILPRQDENILINRLEKPLLKMQSQANLEDLRDIIDIIAPYKEEIGQYLLLDSKAIWNVMIRIYRKTMPKTSFIDYFWSWRVLFGGLFSILLAPMPDAKVYHALCTGYAGLYLARARLETGRPCIITEHGIYTNERRIEIASADYLYDRSLFNLSSSKNELERDIKDLWVDTFKNYSTLCYQACSKIITLYKGNQEFQLMDGADKDKLLIIPNGIDYKKYSSIPRGNAKKSVALIGRVVSIKDIKTYIKAIDILKESLPEIEAFIIGPDNEEPEYAKECREIVEHLNLQKNVIFTGKVRIEPYLQVIGVMVLTSISEAQPLVILEAGAAGIPIVATDVGACREMITGDSNEDDGIGPGGVIVPLTAPKATADALLQLLTQDDYYKRCSRSISTRVSRYYNKENQYKSYAFLYGDLIEESEGIKDIKQLFQEII, encoded by the coding sequence ATGACAAACAAAGAAAAACCGGCAGATATATGCCTTATACTAGAAGGTTCTTACCCCTATGTAACAGGCGGTGTATCGAGTTGGACGCATGATCTTATAATCATGCAAAAGCATCTCACCTTCTCTATAGTAGCGTTGATAAGTAGTGACCACAAGGCAGAAAAAGCATATGAATTGCCGGATAATGTCGTAAATTTAACAACTATTCGCCTGCAAAAAATTCCTGAAGGAAAGCATGTTATATTGCCCCGTCAAGATGAGAATATTCTAATAAACAGACTTGAAAAGCCTTTACTAAAAATGCAATCTCAGGCGAATCTTGAGGACTTGCGGGATATTATCGATATTATAGCACCTTATAAAGAGGAAATCGGTCAATATCTGTTGCTGGATTCCAAGGCAATCTGGAATGTTATGATACGCATTTACCGCAAAACCATGCCTAAAACATCATTCATTGATTATTTTTGGTCTTGGCGTGTACTTTTCGGAGGCTTGTTCAGTATTTTGCTTGCACCTATGCCTGATGCAAAAGTATATCATGCCTTATGCACCGGATATGCAGGGCTTTATCTTGCACGTGCGCGTCTGGAGACGGGTAGACCGTGCATTATTACCGAACACGGTATATATACAAATGAACGCAGAATTGAAATTGCAAGTGCCGATTATCTGTATGACAGAAGTCTGTTTAACCTATCATCATCAAAAAATGAACTTGAAAGGGACATAAAAGATTTGTGGGTCGATACATTTAAAAATTATTCAACGCTTTGTTATCAGGCATGCAGTAAAATTATCACTTTATACAAAGGTAATCAGGAATTCCAGCTAATGGACGGTGCCGATAAAGATAAACTGCTGATAATCCCAAATGGAATTGATTATAAGAAATATTCTTCTATTCCAAGAGGTAATGCTAAAAAATCAGTTGCCCTGATAGGTAGGGTGGTTTCTATTAAAGATATAAAAACCTATATTAAAGCGATAGACATACTGAAAGAATCACTTCCTGAAATTGAGGCTTTCATTATCGGACCTGATAATGAGGAGCCTGAATACGCAAAAGAGTGCCGTGAAATAGTGGAGCATTTGAATTTACAGAAAAATGTTATTTTTACAGGAAAAGTTCGCATAGAACCATATTTACAGGTGATTGGCGTTATGGTGCTAACTAGCATCAGTGAGGCACAGCCGCTTGTAATACTTGAAGCGGGAGCCGCAGGTATCCCTATTGTTGCCACAGATGTGGGAGCTTGCAGGGAAATGATTACAGGTGACAGCAATGAAGATGACGGTATAGGACCGGGCGGAGTCATAGTTCCGCTAACCGCTCCGAAGGCAACGGCAGATGCCTTGTTACAATTACTGACACAAGACGATTATTATAAAAGATGCAGTCGTTCCATTTCAACACGTGTCAGCCGTTATTATAACAAAGAAAATCAATATAAATCATATGCTTTTTTATATGGAGACCTTATCGAAGAAAGTGAAGGCATTAAAGACATAAAGCAATTATTTCAGGAGATCATATAA
- a CDS encoding type I secretion system permease/ATPase, translating into MKQKNNILTEALQTVKPVFLYMGIFSFFINAFMLLLPIYSLQVLDRVLSTGSMETLLWLSVIVVISLLISGVLQIVRSFSLIKAGEWIDNSLSHSLLTMSIIKAAKTGIRGTQNIADLNIIRSFFTGNGLLTIFDAPWSFIFLIFIYLIHSDLGNITLLGSILFLVMAWANELAMHKSLDEANENNIKNLQHVDIAMRNAEVIEAMGMTDALADRWHIVNKKVMGLQSLASYRSSVLQAITKFIRMTLQIAIIGWGAYLAVNNQISTGSIIAASILAGRAFAPFESAISTWNIFIESYKSYKRLNSSLMQMETRDSGISMPPPEGNLTVEKLVYIIPQSDKPVLKGVSFQLDSGDALGVIGASAAGKSTLCKLITGAIAPYAGVVRLDGGDVCRWRRNEFGQHIGYLPQSIELFSGTIKDNIARMAQDAPDEYIIKAAQMAGIHELILSLPNGYDTDVGNGGAAISAGQRQRIGLARALFGEPKVLVLDEPDANLDMEGEAALQRVLQRAKENKTTVLVITHRKPMLKYFNKLLVLDKGEVSMFGHTQAVLASINNNAPILQKVS; encoded by the coding sequence ATGAAGCAAAAAAACAATATTTTAACTGAAGCATTACAAACAGTAAAACCTGTGTTTTTATATATGGGTATATTCAGCTTTTTTATAAATGCGTTCATGCTGCTTTTACCTATTTATTCATTGCAGGTTTTAGACAGAGTTTTGTCTACGGGAAGCATGGAAACACTTTTGTGGCTAAGTGTTATTGTAGTTATCTCCCTTCTTATATCAGGAGTTTTACAGATTGTCAGATCGTTTTCCCTTATAAAAGCAGGAGAATGGATAGATAACTCTCTGAGTCATTCACTTTTGACAATGAGTATTATAAAAGCTGCTAAAACAGGTATTCGCGGCACTCAGAACATAGCGGATTTAAATATCATCAGGAGTTTTTTTACAGGCAACGGTCTGCTGACTATCTTTGATGCACCGTGGTCATTTATATTCCTGATATTTATTTATCTTATCCATAGCGATCTTGGTAATATTACCCTGTTAGGAAGTATCCTGTTTCTTGTAATGGCATGGGCAAATGAGCTAGCGATGCACAAATCGCTAGATGAGGCAAATGAAAATAATATAAAAAATTTACAGCATGTAGATATTGCAATGCGTAATGCAGAGGTAATTGAAGCTATGGGTATGACAGATGCCCTTGCCGACCGTTGGCACATTGTAAATAAAAAAGTTATGGGACTGCAAAGTCTGGCAAGCTATCGCTCTTCGGTATTGCAGGCAATTACAAAGTTTATACGTATGACCCTGCAAATCGCCATAATTGGTTGGGGAGCCTATCTTGCGGTAAATAACCAGATATCGACAGGTAGTATAATAGCAGCCTCAATACTTGCGGGACGGGCATTCGCACCTTTTGAATCGGCTATATCAACGTGGAATATATTTATTGAATCATATAAATCATATAAGCGGTTAAATAGTAGCCTCATGCAAATGGAAACAAGGGACTCCGGTATTTCAATGCCGCCACCTGAGGGAAATTTAACGGTAGAAAAACTTGTATATATTATCCCCCAAAGTGATAAGCCTGTTTTAAAAGGAGTTAGCTTTCAACTGGACTCAGGCGATGCTCTGGGAGTAATAGGAGCAAGTGCGGCGGGAAAATCAACATTATGTAAATTGATAACAGGGGCGATTGCCCCATATGCAGGAGTAGTAAGGCTAGATGGCGGTGATGTATGCCGATGGAGGCGTAATGAATTCGGGCAGCATATAGGTTATTTGCCACAGTCAATAGAGCTGTTTTCCGGCACGATAAAAGATAATATAGCTCGCATGGCACAAGATGCACCGGACGAATATATTATAAAAGCGGCTCAAATGGCAGGGATACATGAGTTGATTCTTTCCCTGCCCAACGGTTATGATACCGATGTCGGAAACGGAGGGGCGGCTATTTCTGCAGGACAACGACAAAGAATAGGTCTTGCCAGAGCGCTTTTTGGCGAACCTAAGGTTCTTGTCCTTGATGAACCGGATGCCAATCTTGATATGGAAGGTGAGGCGGCATTACAGCGAGTGCTGCAAAGAGCAAAAGAAAATAAAACAACGGTGCTGGTTATCACTCACCGCAAACCGATGCTTAAATATTTTAATAAATTACTGGTTCTTGATAAGGGCGAAGTATCTATGTTCGGGCATACACAAGCTGTTCTTGCCTCTATCAACAATAATGCACCAATCTTACAGAAAGTAAGTTAA
- a CDS encoding epimerase, protein MKATYKKQKRYLVTGGCGFIGSHLVDALINKGYEVVILDNLSTGKIENANPKALLLIGDVTDYNTVNKSLANIDGCFHLAAVASVEKSIKEWSKTHTVNVTATVNIFQAISERGYKMPVVYTSSAAIYGDCKAVPIAETERASPITAYGVDKFSCDLHGRVAWSVHKVPNIGLRPFNVYGARQDPNSPYSGVISIFTDHILNGKIINIFGNGEQIRDFVYIADAVKGFMTAMHNLEHNNHNRGHDEVNLCTGIKTSINQLSEIIAKVSGCKMHRIYKAARQGDIFVSVGDPSYLASRLNIHLTTKLAEGLSSMIQALDTDFQRKAG, encoded by the coding sequence ATGAAAGCAACATATAAAAAACAAAAACGCTATCTTGTAACAGGCGGATGCGGTTTCATAGGGTCGCATCTTGTAGATGCACTAATTAACAAAGGATATGAAGTTGTAATACTTGATAATCTTTCTACTGGTAAAATTGAGAATGCAAATCCTAAAGCATTATTATTAATTGGCGATGTTACAGATTATAACACCGTAAACAAATCTCTTGCAAATATTGACGGCTGTTTTCATCTTGCCGCAGTTGCATCTGTAGAAAAATCCATAAAAGAATGGTCAAAAACCCATACTGTAAATGTTACGGCTACGGTAAATATCTTTCAGGCAATTAGCGAACGAGGATATAAAATGCCTGTGGTATATACGTCATCGGCTGCTATATACGGTGATTGCAAGGCAGTACCTATAGCAGAAACGGAAAGAGCTTCTCCGATTACCGCTTATGGCGTGGATAAATTCAGTTGCGACCTACACGGCAGAGTCGCATGGAGTGTACATAAAGTACCTAATATAGGATTGCGTCCTTTTAATGTTTACGGTGCAAGGCAAGACCCTAATTCACCATATTCAGGGGTTATATCGATTTTTACAGACCATATCTTAAACGGAAAGATAATTAATATCTTCGGTAACGGTGAGCAGATAAGGGATTTCGTTTATATTGCCGATGCGGTGAAAGGTTTTATGACGGCGATGCATAATTTAGAGCATAACAATCATAATCGGGGGCATGATGAAGTTAATCTTTGCACAGGTATTAAAACATCTATAAATCAGCTATCGGAAATTATCGCAAAAGTATCAGGTTGCAAAATGCACCGCATTTATAAAGCTGCCCGTCAGGGTGATATTTTTGTTTCCGTAGGTGATCCGTCATATCTTGCATCACGTTTGAATATACATTTAACAACAAAACTTGCCGAAGGATTGTCAAGCATGATTCAAGCGTTAGATACTGATTTTCAAAGAAAGGCGGGGTAG
- the glmS gene encoding glutamine--fructose-6-phosphate transaminase (isomerizing): MCGIIGVVANENIDVSSRLMDGLKRVEYRGYDSSGIATVASDGSILCVRSTGNLNFLKKKLYDNPINGNIGIGHTRWATHGVVTENNAHPHVTDKVAVVHNGIIENFQHLRKEILRSGRIMKSETDSEVIAHLITQNLEKGLTPVKSVEAAIKKLSGTYALAVIFSGKKSLMVAAKQGSPLAIGYANKSIYVGSDAISLSPFTSKVSYLKDGDIANIEDHVVTIYDNDNKIVNRSTSISGYSQETTEKGIHRHYMMKEILEQPSVLSGIFSKYINEAGNEIIMPEFPFNFADVPQITIVACGTSNYAGMISRYWIEKLSGLNVSVDIASEFRYRETPLKAGGVALFISQSGETADTLAALKFAKEKQQFIISVVNVTQSTMANESDVVLPIFAGAEIGVASTKAFTAQLTVMACLAIYIASARGVLKKNRLIEMIKALKELPHAVEQTLMNDRLIYFLAQSIFSAKSVLFIGRGTSYPVAMEGALKLKELTYIHAEGIAAGELKHGPLALVDKDIPIIAINPSDNLFGKTCSNIYEAIARKGNVIALCDSKGALQIHNITPNVIIMPDCHEFATPVIYTVALQMLAYYVAVAKGNDVDQPRNLAKSVTVE, encoded by the coding sequence ATGTGTGGTATTATCGGTGTTGTTGCGAATGAGAATATAGATGTATCATCTCGTTTAATGGACGGATTAAAGCGTGTCGAATACCGTGGATACGATTCCTCAGGCATTGCTACCGTTGCAAGCGACGGTTCTATATTATGCGTACGAAGCACAGGAAATCTTAATTTCCTGAAAAAAAAGCTATATGATAACCCTATAAACGGCAATATAGGTATAGGACACACACGCTGGGCTACACACGGAGTAGTTACGGAAAATAATGCACACCCGCATGTTACCGATAAAGTTGCGGTTGTTCATAACGGTATAATTGAAAATTTTCAGCATCTTCGGAAAGAGATTCTAAGGTCGGGCAGAATAATGAAGTCCGAAACAGATAGCGAGGTTATAGCACATCTTATAACACAAAATCTTGAAAAAGGACTGACACCCGTTAAGTCCGTAGAAGCCGCAATAAAGAAACTTTCGGGAACATATGCCCTTGCCGTTATATTCTCAGGCAAGAAAAGTCTAATGGTTGCCGCAAAACAAGGCTCTCCTCTTGCAATAGGTTATGCTAATAAAAGTATTTATGTGGGTTCTGACGCTATTTCACTTTCACCCTTTACTTCTAAAGTTTCTTACCTAAAAGACGGAGATATTGCTAACATAGAAGACCATGTAGTTACGATATATGACAATGACAACAAAATAGTAAACCGCTCCACAAGTATTTCAGGGTATTCTCAGGAGACTACCGAAAAGGGGATTCACCGCCATTACATGATGAAGGAAATACTGGAGCAGCCAAGCGTATTATCGGGAATATTTTCCAAATATATCAACGAAGCAGGCAATGAAATTATTATGCCGGAATTTCCGTTTAATTTTGCCGATGTGCCTCAAATCACTATCGTTGCATGCGGAACTTCTAACTATGCGGGAATGATAAGTAGATACTGGATAGAAAAACTATCCGGACTTAATGTAAGTGTAGATATCGCATCAGAATTCCGTTACAGGGAAACTCCTTTAAAAGCAGGGGGAGTTGCGTTGTTTATTTCCCAATCAGGTGAAACCGCCGACACACTTGCCGCTTTAAAATTCGCTAAAGAAAAACAGCAATTCATAATAAGCGTTGTTAACGTTACACAAAGCACAATGGCTAATGAATCTGATGTCGTATTACCTATCTTCGCAGGTGCTGAAATAGGCGTTGCATCAACTAAAGCTTTTACGGCACAGCTTACAGTTATGGCATGTCTTGCTATATATATAGCTTCTGCTCGTGGGGTGTTGAAAAAAAACCGTTTAATAGAAATGATAAAAGCATTGAAAGAGCTGCCTCATGCGGTTGAACAAACACTTATGAATGACAGGTTGATATATTTTCTGGCACAAAGCATATTTAGTGCAAAGAGCGTTTTGTTTATAGGACGTGGAACATCATATCCGGTCGCAATGGAGGGAGCTTTAAAACTTAAAGAGCTAACTTATATCCATGCCGAGGGAATTGCGGCGGGAGAGTTAAAACACGGACCTCTTGCACTTGTTGACAAAGATATTCCCATTATCGCAATTAATCCGTCTGATAATTTATTCGGTAAAACATGTTCAAATATTTATGAGGCAATAGCACGCAAAGGAAATGTTATAGCGTTATGTGACTCTAAAGGAGCTTTGCAAATACATAACATAACACCTAATGTTATAATTATGCCCGACTGCCACGAATTTGCAACTCCGGTTATTTATACGGTTGCATTGCAAATGCTGGCATACTATGTGGCGGTAGCAAAGGGCAATGATGTCGATCAGCCTCGTAATTTAGCAAAATCCGTAACCGTGGAATAA
- a CDS encoding 50S ribosomal protein L35, with amino-acid sequence MPKLKTKSSVKKRFKFTASGKVKHKPAGKKHGMVKRSKKFIRNSRAMAVLCKADERIIKLFIRK; translated from the coding sequence ATGCCTAAACTAAAAACTAAAAGCAGCGTTAAAAAACGCTTCAAGTTTACCGCTTCTGGAAAAGTAAAACATAAACCTGCCGGTAAAAAACACGGTATGGTTAAGCGTTCCAAGAAGTTTATCAGAAATTCACGTGCTATGGCTGTCCTTTGTAAAGCCGATGAGCGTATCATTAAACTGTTCATTAGAAAATAA
- a CDS encoding 50S ribosomal protein L20, with protein sequence MPLAKNGTVNKKRHKKILKMAKGYQGRNRTCFRVAVEKVEKGLQYAYRDRRNKKRDFRKLWIQRINAAARLNGLTYSKLISGLKLAGIELDRKVLSDIAITDEAGFKAIAEKAAKALEKNSKAA encoded by the coding sequence ATGCCATTAGCAAAAAACGGAACCGTAAATAAAAAACGTCACAAGAAAATATTAAAGATGGCAAAAGGTTATCAGGGTCGTAATAGAACCTGTTTCCGTGTTGCCGTTGAAAAGGTGGAAAAAGGTCTGCAATATGCATATCGTGACCGTCGCAACAAAAAACGTGACTTCAGAAAACTATGGATACAGCGTATTAATGCCGCTGCAAGATTGAACGGACTTACTTATTCTAAACTGATAAGCGGTCTTAAACTTGCCGGTATAGAGCTTGACCGTAAAGTTCTGTCTGATATCGCAATAACTGACGAGGCAGGTTTTAAGGCTATTGCTGAAAAAGCCGCTAAAGCCTTAGAAAAAAATAGCAAAGCCGCTTAA
- a CDS encoding phenylalanine--tRNA ligase subunit alpha: MSELENIQHQAIESVANAASIKELEHVRVEQLGKKGVISQQLQKLGKLPPEERKAFGQEVNLVKVAVSEAIDVKKFELEALELDNRLSTEKVDVTLPVRPESKGQIHPISQVIDECVAIFADMGFNIEEGPEIEDDFHNFTALNIPENHPARQMQDTFYMPANENGDKLVLRTHTSSVQIRHMENGKPPFKFIAPGRVYRSDYDMTHTPMFHQIEGLYIDKDVNMGHLKGCLHNFLKAFFELDDVPLRFRPSFFPFTEPSAEVDIGCSRKEGELKIGTGDDWLEILGCGMVHPNVLRNVGINPTEYQGFAFGLGIERLAMLKYGTPDLRNFFDCDIKWLEHYGFGALHKPSQVGGL, from the coding sequence ATGAGTGAACTGGAAAATATCCAACATCAGGCAATAGAATCGGTGGCTAATGCCGCTTCGATAAAAGAGCTGGAGCATGTCAGGGTTGAGCAGCTAGGCAAAAAAGGTGTTATTTCTCAGCAGTTACAAAAACTGGGGAAATTGCCGCCCGAGGAACGTAAAGCGTTCGGACAGGAAGTAAATCTGGTTAAGGTTGCGGTCAGTGAGGCGATTGATGTTAAAAAATTTGAACTCGAAGCACTGGAGCTGGATAATCGCCTGTCTACAGAAAAGGTAGATGTTACATTACCTGTCAGACCTGAAAGTAAGGGGCAGATACACCCTATATCACAGGTGATAGATGAGTGTGTGGCTATTTTTGCCGACATGGGATTCAATATAGAGGAAGGTCCTGAGATAGAAGATGATTTTCATAACTTCACGGCTCTTAATATTCCTGAGAACCACCCCGCACGCCAGATGCAGGATACTTTTTACATGCCTGCTAATGAAAACGGCGACAAGCTTGTATTGAGAACGCATACATCATCGGTACAGATAAGGCACATGGAAAACGGCAAGCCTCCGTTCAAATTCATAGCACCGGGAAGAGTCTATAGAAGTGATTATGACATGACGCATACCCCGATGTTTCACCAGATTGAAGGGCTATATATAGACAAAGATGTTAATATGGGACACCTAAAAGGCTGCCTGCATAATTTCTTAAAAGCGTTTTTTGAACTAGATGATGTGCCGCTGCGTTTTCGTCCGTCTTTCTTTCCTTTTACCGAGCCTTCTGCCGAGGTGGATATAGGGTGTAGCCGTAAAGAAGGTGAGTTAAAGATAGGCACGGGCGATGACTGGCTTGAAATACTTGGCTGCGGAATGGTACACCCGAATGTGCTTAGGAATGTCGGTATTAATCCTACCGAATATCAGGGGTTTGCTTTCGGTCTTGGCATAGAACGACTTGCCATGCTGAAATACGGCACTCCTGATTTGAGGAACTTCTTCGACTGTGATATAAAATGGCTGGAACATTATGGATTCGGAGCATTGCACAAGCCGAGTCAGGTTGGTGGTTTGTAG
- a CDS encoding phenylalanine--tRNA ligase subunit beta, with amino-acid sequence MKFTLNWLKEHLQTNASLEEIVEKLTAIGLEVEEVTDKSKELADFKIAQILEAKPHPDADKLQVCKVNSGDEELQIVCGAANARAGINVVLAPVGSVIPTNGMKIKASKIRGVESNGMLCSAAELGLGDDHSGIIEMPASNDNIARKYADVAGLSDPVIEIAITPNRGDCLGVYGIARDLAAAGLGELKELQVDNIKGEFKSKIKIIIDNEIECPMFAGRYFKGVKNGESPDWLKSRLTAIGLRPISALVDITNYIAFEFGRPLHVYDAKKIKGNLHVRYATEGEKIVALDDKEYFLDSEMTVVADSDDEKVQAIGGVIGGTESGCDENTTEVFLEVALFNPISVASTGRKLDIITDSRYRFERTVDPAFVKKAVEIATKMILDICGGEASEPVVAGGEPKWQREIEFDFKYVKQRGGIDVSEKECVAILEALGFAVNGNKISIPSWRSDIDGKSDIVEEIVRIYGYDKIPTLELPNDNKGFEAVLSPRQQRVSDVRRTLAARGVTEAITWSFMKSAKAKLFGADSDELKLLNPISSDLDVMRPSILPNLLDAVARNNDRGHENLSFFEIGLIFENTTPKGQRQVASAVRSGRTSAKDIYGTSREVDVFDAKADCLAALETAGVPVDNLRITTDAASYYHPGRSGVFRLGKAILGVFGEIHPKILTVLDVKVPAVGFEIFFDNLPDVKNKGKSRTKLEVSEYQSSNRDFAFLIDADIAVGDILQSVRRCDKKLIREVSLFDVYQGKGVAENKKSIAFSVKIQAADHTLTEDEIEGVSKKVIEVVSQAGGELRG; translated from the coding sequence ATGAAATTCACATTAAACTGGTTAAAAGAACATTTACAAACAAATGCCTCATTGGAAGAAATAGTTGAAAAGCTTACGGCTATCGGGCTTGAGGTGGAAGAAGTTACCGATAAGTCAAAAGAGCTGGCTGATTTTAAGATAGCACAGATATTAGAGGCGAAGCCGCACCCTGATGCCGATAAATTGCAGGTCTGTAAAGTAAATAGCGGTGACGAGGAATTACAGATTGTGTGCGGTGCAGCAAATGCAAGGGCGGGTATCAATGTTGTTCTGGCTCCTGTGGGCAGTGTTATACCGACTAACGGTATGAAAATAAAAGCTTCCAAGATAAGGGGTGTTGAAAGTAACGGTATGTTATGCTCGGCGGCGGAACTGGGATTGGGTGATGACCATTCGGGGATTATCGAGATGCCTGCAAGCAATGATAATATAGCCCGAAAATATGCCGATGTGGCAGGCTTGAGTGACCCTGTTATAGAGATAGCCATAACACCGAACAGGGGTGATTGTCTGGGCGTTTACGGTATAGCAAGAGATTTGGCTGCGGCAGGTCTGGGCGAATTAAAAGAGTTGCAGGTAGATAATATAAAAGGCGAGTTTAAATCTAAAATTAAAATTATAATAGACAATGAAATAGAATGCCCGATGTTCGCAGGGCGTTATTTTAAGGGTGTTAAAAACGGTGAATCACCCGATTGGTTAAAAAGCAGGTTAACGGCTATCGGGCTTCGTCCTATATCTGCACTGGTCGATATTACAAATTATATCGCTTTTGAGTTTGGTAGACCGCTACATGTATATGATGCAAAAAAAATAAAAGGCAATCTTCATGTGCGTTATGCTACTGAGGGGGAGAAAATAGTTGCATTAGATGATAAAGAGTATTTTCTAGACTCCGAAATGACGGTTGTAGCTGACTCAGATGATGAAAAAGTACAGGCTATTGGCGGAGTTATAGGCGGAACGGAAAGTGGTTGCGATGAAAATACTACGGAAGTGTTTTTAGAGGTAGCTTTGTTTAACCCCATATCTGTTGCATCTACCGGTCGTAAGCTTGATATAATCACAGATTCACGTTACAGGTTTGAAAGAACCGTTGACCCTGCCTTTGTGAAAAAGGCGGTGGAGATAGCCACAAAGATGATTCTAGATATATGTGGCGGTGAGGCAAGTGAGCCTGTTGTAGCAGGTGGTGAACCAAAATGGCAGCGTGAAATTGAATTTGATTTTAAATATGTCAAACAGCGTGGTGGAATTGACGTTAGTGAAAAAGAGTGTGTAGCCATATTAGAGGCGTTAGGTTTTGCGGTTAACGGTAACAAAATATCCATACCTTCATGGCGTAGCGATATTGACGGAAAATCAGATATAGTTGAAGAGATAGTACGTATCTACGGCTATGATAAAATCCCTACACTTGAACTACCAAATGATAATAAGGGCTTTGAAGCTGTGCTCAGCCCACGCCAGCAGCGTGTTTCCGATGTTAGAAGAACGCTTGCGGCAAGGGGAGTGACCGAGGCTATAACATGGTCTTTCATGAAGTCGGCTAAAGCGAAATTATTCGGGGCAGATAGTGACGAGCTAAAACTCTTGAACCCTATAAGCAGTGATTTGGACGTAATGCGTCCGAGTATATTGCCTAACCTTCTTGATGCCGTGGCAAGAAATAATGATAGGGGTCATGAGAACCTGTCATTTTTCGAGATAGGCTTGATATTTGAAAATACAACTCCAAAAGGGCAAAGACAGGTAGCATCAGCAGTGCGTTCGGGCAGGACTTCGGCAAAAGATATTTACGGCACGTCAAGGGAGGTTGATGTGTTCGACGCAAAAGCCGATTGTTTGGCGGCGTTGGAAACCGCCGGAGTACCTGTTGATAATTTAAGGATAACCACTGATGCCGCAAGTTACTATCATCCGGGTAGAAGCGGTGTTTTCAGACTTGGCAAGGCAATATTGGGCGTTTTTGGTGAGATACATCCGAAAATATTGACGGTACTGGATGTGAAAGTCCCCGCCGTAGGCTTCGAGATTTTCTTTGATAACCTGCCTGATGTTAAGAATAAAGGAAAATCACGCACTAAACTTGAAGTATCCGAATATCAAAGCTCAAACCGTGATTTTGCATTTTTGATAGATGCTGATATTGCAGTCGGTGATATACTGCAATCGGTCAGAAGGTGCGATAAGAAGCTTATAAGGGAAGTTTCCCTATTCGACGTTTATCAGGGAAAAGGTGTCGCTGAAAATAAAAAATCCATAGCCTTCTCGGTAAAGATACAGGCTGCCGACCATACTTTGACAGAAGATGAGATTGAAGGTGTAAGCAAAAAGGTTATTGAAGTTGTTTCACAGGCAGGTGGTGAGCTTAGGGGGTAA